GCATCACCGGCGTGTCCATCGGCTCCAATGACCTGACCCAGCTGATGCTGGGCGTGGACCGGGACTCGGAGCTGTGCGCGGAGCTCTTCGACGAGGAGGACGCGGCGGTGCTGGACGCCATCGTCCGCATCATCCAGGCCAGCCGCGCGGCGGGCATCACATCGTCCCTCTGCGGCCAGGCGCCCTCGAACCGTCCGGCGTTCGCGGAGCACCTGGTGCGCGCGGGCATCACGTCCCTGTCCGTGGATCCAGGGGCCGTCGGCGCCACCCGGGCGGTCGTCGCGGCGGCGGAGCGGCGGCTGCTCCTGGAGTCCGCCCTGCGGAGGTAGCGCGGCGTCAGACGTGCGCGCCGGTTCGAGCTCCTGCGGACCACACGGCTGGGAGCGTGAAGAAGAACGTGCTCCCCATGCCGGGCGTGGTCTCCACGCCCACCTGCCCGCCGTGGGCCGTCACCAGCCCCTTCACGATGGTGAGCCCCAGCCCCGCGCCCTCCTTTCGCTTCGGCCCCGCCTGCCAGAAGCGCTCGAAGATGTGCGGCAGGTCCTCCGCGGGAATGCCGGGGCCCGTGTCGTGCACCAGGAAGCGGACCTGTCCCGCCTCTGGCTGGACGCGCACGGCGATGCAGCCGCCTTCGGGCGTGAACTTGAACGCGTTGCCCAGGAGGTTGGCCAGGATTTGCGGCACGCGCTCCCGGTCCGCCAGGACGCAGGGCAGGTCCTCCGGCACGTGGGACACCAGTTGGAGGGACTTCGCCTCCGCGAGCGCGCGGTGCTGCTCCACGACCTCCTGGACGAGCGACGTCACCGACAGGGGCTCCCGCTCCACCGACAGGACGCCCCCTTCCAACCGCGCCACGTCCAGCAGGTCCTGGATGAGCCGGTTCGCCCGGTGGACGGACCGCTGGAGCATGTCCAGGTGCCGCCGGGTGCCATCCCCGGGAGGCAGCGTCTTCTCCAGCCTTCCGGCGCTGAGCTGGATGACATTGAGCGGGGCGCGCAGGTCGTGGGCCACGATGCGCAGGACCTCGTCGCGCATGCGGCTTGCCTGTTCGGACCGCTCGAACAGGCGGGCGTTGTCCAGGGCGAGCGCCGCGCGGCGGGCCAGCTCCTCGGCCAGGGCGAGATCCCGGGGCCCGTAGCAGCGTCCGGAGCCATACGTCGCGAGGATGAGGGCCCCCAGGTTGCGCTCCCGGCTGCGCAGCGGCACGACGATGACCGACCGGAGCCCCAGCAGGCGAAGCTGTTCCAGGTGCCCGGCGTCCACCGCGGCCGTTTCGAGCACCTCCGGTGGGACCACCGGCAGCAGCACCGGCTCGCCCGTGCGCAACACGAAGGCGACGATGCCCGCCGGGGGAAAGGGGTTCGGCCCGTACGCCGTGGTCAGCGTCTTCAGCCGCGCCGCCGTCCCTGGATCCTGGGCCGCGCTCTCCACCTGCTGGAGGCGTCCGTTCCCGTCCAGGCTGGCCGCCACGCACCCGTCCGCCAGCGCCGGCACGGCGAGCGTCGCCACCGTGGCCAGCGTCGTCCGGGACTCCAGCGACGCCGCGAGCCGCGGGCCCACGTCCGCCAGGAAGCGCGACGCCTGCTCCAGCTCCTCCCGCTCCGTGATGTCCTGCATCTGCGAGATGAAGTGCACCGGCCTTCCCCGCGCGTCGCGCACCACCGTGCCCCACACGATGAGGGCGATGCGCCGGCCGTCCTTGCGGACGTAGTGCTTCTCCCGCTGGAACGAGTCGATTTCGCCACGGCACATCCGCGCGGCGTTCTCCTGGTCCACCGACAGGTCCTCCGGCACGGTGAGGTCCTGGAACGACCGGTTGAGCAACTCCTCGCGCGAGTAGCCGACGAGCGCGCAGAGCGCCGCGTTGACATGGAGGAAGCGGCCCTGCAGGTCCACCAGCGCCATGCCGGTGGGCGCGCCGTCGAAGGAGGTCCGGAAGCGCTCCTCGCTCAGGCGCAGCACGTCCTCCGCCCAGCGCCGGTTCGACTCCAGTCGCGTGAGGGCGTTCGCGTTCCAGAGGGACACGGCGAGGAAGCTCAACATGGTCGCGAGCACGAAGAGCGTGGTGCCCGCGGTGGTGCCGTAGAGCCCCAGCCGCTCTCCCAGGAGCCGGACGGCGCCCGTCGTGGGCACGACGAGCAGGGCCGCGAGCAGCAGCCTCCGCGCCGAGTGGCCGCCCAGGTCGTCCCGCAGCAGCGCGCGCATCAGCCCCCGCTCCGGATGGACGGACAGGATGCCGACCGACAGCAGCAGCAGGGCCAGCGACAGGGGAAGCCCCAGGGGCGTGTCGGTTCCTTGCGCCGCGCGCAGCGGCGCCAGCCCGAGCCGGTGCTCCTCGTACAGCCCTCCAATGAGGCCCCACGCGGAGAGCAGCAACGCGACCGAGGCCAGCCACCGCGCGGGATGCCACCCCTGATGCGTGCGCACATGCAGCATCCCGAGCGACAGCCCCGTGAGCAGCAGGCCCGCCGCGCTTCCCGTGACGTGCCGGGTGAGCCCCGCGACGCCCAGGAGGAAGGTCACCATCGCCAGGCCCCACCCCACCGCGCGGCGCCATCCGTGCGCCGCCCCGGCGTGCAGCAGCCAGAGCGCGCCCCCCGCCGCCATGAGCCCCCAGGCGTCGACGGGTGAGGGAAGGCCCTCTTCGTTCGCGACAGGCGCCCGAAAGGCCAGGCCCCAGCCGCCCAGCATGAGCGCGCCCACCAGGATCGCGAACAGGCTCGCCACGGGCACGGCCATCGCGAGCACGCGCGCAAGCCGCGGCGGTCCCCCTGGACGGGCGCGCGCAACGTCCAGGGGCCAGGGCAAGCGGCTGACCGGAACAGGGATTCGCATGGCACCCTGGAGAGAACCTGGGGTCCGGCGCGGGGCCCGGCAATGCGTCCTGCCGCATCGGGCGGAGGGAAATCCCAAGCGGCCCGGCGCGCGCAACGCCTCCTCCCTTCCTCCAGGCCGGGTGGCGTTCCGCGGTGACTACGTTCAAGGCAAGGGGGGAAGCCCGACATGAACATCGCGTGCACCACCAACTTCTCGGACGCCTCCCGGCGCACGGGCGACACGGCGGCCCTGCTCGCACGGCGGCTGAACGCCTCGCTGCTCCTGGTGCATGCGGTGCCGGGCAACGTGGCGCGGACCTTCGGTGCGCGCGCCAGCGAGGCCGTGGAGGGCGCGCTCCAGGAAGAAGCGCGGCGGCTGGAGTCCCTGTCCGGTGTGAGCGTGGAGCCCGTCGTGCGGACCGGAGAGGTGGAGAAGGCCTTGAGCGCGCTGGTGACGGAGCGCGACCTGAAGCTGGTGATGTCCGCGGCGCCTCGCGAGGAGACGCCCTTCCTGGGCCTGGGCGGCACGGTCGACCGCATGGCGCAGGCGCTGACCGTGCCCTTCCTGGTGGTCCGCGAAAGCGAGGCGCTGGAGGCGTGGGCACGCGGCGAGCGCCCCCTGCGGGTGATGGTGGGCCTGGACCGCTCGCGCCCCTACGAGGTCGCGCGGGACTGGGTGAAGGCGCTCTCCCGCTTCGGGCCGCTGGAGGTGGTGGGCGGCCGCATCTTCTGGGTCTCCGAGGAGGCGAAGCGGCTGGGGCTGGTGCACCCGCGCAGCTACAAGGACGTGTCGCTGGACCTGCGGGAGGTGCTGGAGCGGGAGGCGGATTCGCTGCTGGAGCCGCTGCGCATGCCCGGCGTGACGGTGCGAGCGCGTCTGGAGCCGGGGCTGGGCCGCGTCGCGGACCACCTGGTTGCGCTGGCGGAAGAGGAGCACGTGGACGTGCTGGTGGTGGGCACGCACCACCGCAAGGCGCTCGCGAGGCTGTGGAGCGTGTCGCAGCACGCGCGGCGGCTGGCCTCCATGTCCGTGGTGAGCGTGCCGGTGCTCACCGCCGAGCAGGGCTCGGTGAAGGAGCCGCCCCAGGTGCGCGCGGTGCTGGCCACCACGGACTTCACGGAGCCGGGGGACCGCGCCGTCGCCTATGCCTTCGCGCTCACGCCGCCTGGAGGCACCGTGCACCTCTTGCACGTGGAGCCCGCGGACGCGTCACCCGAGGCCGTCCAGGCCGCCCGCCGCCAGCTGGAACTTCGCGTGCCCGAGACGGAGCAGGAGGGGCGGCACAAGGTGGAGCTGTCCGTGCTGAAGGGCGATGACGTGGCGGGAGTCATCACCCAGGCCGCGGAGCGCTACTGCGTGGACCTGCTGTGCCTGGGCACGCACGGCCGCACGGGCGTGAGCCGCGCGGTGCTGGGCTCGGTGGCGCAGCAGGTGATGGCCCGCAGCGACCGCCCCGCGGTGACGGTGCGCATGCCGCGCGCCTGAAGACAGACGAGGTGAGCCATGAAGGCGACCGTGTTCCAAGGCAGCCAGAAGGTGGGCGTGGAGGAGGTGGAGCGGCCCAGGGCGGGCGCGGGCGAGGCCATCGTCCGGGTGACGCTCACCACCATCTGCGGCACCGACGTGCACATCCTGCGCGGCGAGTACCCGGTGAAGCCCGGCCTCACCGTGGGCCATGAGATGGTGGGCGTCATCGACGAGCTGGGCCCGGGCGTGACGGGCTACCAGGTGGGGCAGCGCGTGCTGGTGGGCGCCATCACGCCGTGCGGCCAGTGCCGGGGCTGCCTCTCCGGGCACGCGTCCCAGTGCGGCCACGGCGAGGGCCTGGAGGCCATGGGTGGCTGGCGGCTGGGCAACACGATGAACGGCGTGCAGGCGGAGTACGTGCGCGTGCCCTTCGCGCAGGCGAACCTGGCGCCCATTCCAGACGAGCTGAAGGACGAACAGGTGCTGCTCCTGGCGGACATCGCGTCCACGGGCTTCAGCGGCGCGGAGTCCGGCGGCGTGAGGATTGGGGACGCAGTGGTGGTGTTCGCGCAGGGGCCCATCGGCCTGTGCGCCACCGTGGGGGCGCGGCTCATGGGCGCGTCGCTCGTCATTGGCGTGGACGGGGACGAGGCGCGTCTGGCCATGGCGCGCAAGCTGGGCGCGGACGTGGTGCTCGACTTCCGGAACCAGGACGTGGTGGCGGAGGTGAAGCGGCTCACCGGCGGCGGCGCGGACGTGGCCATCGAGGCGCTGGGCACGCAGCAGACCTTCGAGAGCGCGCTGCGCACGCTCAACCCGGGCGGCACGCTGTCCAGCCTGGGCGTGTACTCCGGGAAGCTGCAGCTGCCCTACGACGCCTTCGCGGCGGGGCTGGGGGACCACCGCATCGTCACCACGCTCTGCCCGGGCGGCAAGGAGCGCATGCGGCGCCTGATGGAGGTGGTGCGCGCGAAGCGCGTGGACCTGACGCCGCTCTTCACGCACCGCTTCCAGCTCAAGGACATCCGCGAAGCGTATGAGCTGTTCAGCCAGCGCAAGGACGGCGTGCTCAAGGTCGCCATCCGGCCTTGAGCACGCCGCTGGGTGCTACCGCGGCGCGAACGTGCCGTCGTCGACGGCACCGTAGATGGTTGGCGACGGACCGGCCGAGAAGATCGCGAGCCCGGTGAAGGGAACGGACTGCAACAGCGGATAGCCCTCCGCGTCCACGCCCAAGACGAGATTCTGGGGATCCAGCTCGAA
This DNA window, taken from Corallococcus coralloides DSM 2259, encodes the following:
- a CDS encoding zinc-binding dehydrogenase, translated to MKATVFQGSQKVGVEEVERPRAGAGEAIVRVTLTTICGTDVHILRGEYPVKPGLTVGHEMVGVIDELGPGVTGYQVGQRVLVGAITPCGQCRGCLSGHASQCGHGEGLEAMGGWRLGNTMNGVQAEYVRVPFAQANLAPIPDELKDEQVLLLADIASTGFSGAESGGVRIGDAVVVFAQGPIGLCATVGARLMGASLVIGVDGDEARLAMARKLGADVVLDFRNQDVVAEVKRLTGGGADVAIEALGTQQTFESALRTLNPGGTLSSLGVYSGKLQLPYDAFAAGLGDHRIVTTLCPGGKERMRRLMEVVRAKRVDLTPLFTHRFQLKDIREAYELFSQRKDGVLKVAIRP
- a CDS encoding sensor histidine kinase gives rise to the protein MAVPVASLFAILVGALMLGGWGLAFRAPVANEEGLPSPVDAWGLMAAGGALWLLHAGAAHGWRRAVGWGLAMVTFLLGVAGLTRHVTGSAAGLLLTGLSLGMLHVRTHQGWHPARWLASVALLLSAWGLIGGLYEEHRLGLAPLRAAQGTDTPLGLPLSLALLLLSVGILSVHPERGLMRALLRDDLGGHSARRLLLAALLVVPTTGAVRLLGERLGLYGTTAGTTLFVLATMLSFLAVSLWNANALTRLESNRRWAEDVLRLSEERFRTSFDGAPTGMALVDLQGRFLHVNAALCALVGYSREELLNRSFQDLTVPEDLSVDQENAARMCRGEIDSFQREKHYVRKDGRRIALIVWGTVVRDARGRPVHFISQMQDITEREELEQASRFLADVGPRLAASLESRTTLATVATLAVPALADGCVAASLDGNGRLQQVESAAQDPGTAARLKTLTTAYGPNPFPPAGIVAFVLRTGEPVLLPVVPPEVLETAAVDAGHLEQLRLLGLRSVIVVPLRSRERNLGALILATYGSGRCYGPRDLALAEELARRAALALDNARLFERSEQASRMRDEVLRIVAHDLRAPLNVIQLSAGRLEKTLPPGDGTRRHLDMLQRSVHRANRLIQDLLDVARLEGGVLSVEREPLSVTSLVQEVVEQHRALAEAKSLQLVSHVPEDLPCVLADRERVPQILANLLGNAFKFTPEGGCIAVRVQPEAGQVRFLVHDTGPGIPAEDLPHIFERFWQAGPKRKEGAGLGLTIVKGLVTAHGGQVGVETTPGMGSTFFFTLPAVWSAGARTGAHV
- a CDS encoding universal stress protein is translated as MNIACTTNFSDASRRTGDTAALLARRLNASLLLVHAVPGNVARTFGARASEAVEGALQEEARRLESLSGVSVEPVVRTGEVEKALSALVTERDLKLVMSAAPREETPFLGLGGTVDRMAQALTVPFLVVRESEALEAWARGERPLRVMVGLDRSRPYEVARDWVKALSRFGPLEVVGGRIFWVSEEAKRLGLVHPRSYKDVSLDLREVLEREADSLLEPLRMPGVTVRARLEPGLGRVADHLVALAEEEHVDVLVVGTHHRKALARLWSVSQHARRLASMSVVSVPVLTAEQGSVKEPPQVRAVLATTDFTEPGDRAVAYAFALTPPGGTVHLLHVEPADASPEAVQAARRQLELRVPETEQEGRHKVELSVLKGDDVAGVITQAAERYCVDLLCLGTHGRTGVSRAVLGSVAQQVMARSDRPAVTVRMPRA